Proteins from one Aspergillus nidulans FGSC A4 chromosome VIII genomic window:
- a CDS encoding putative C6 transcription factor RosA-like (transcript_id=CADANIAT00001727) has product MAGPGGGPPRKSHTKSRFGCKTCKRRHIRCDETFPQCRNCTKHNCRCDYMDIATVHDESTSVRKVPDLLMSTEIEMEIKNWQLTGLPPFPELMHFPRDCWSKLSRTDLRLIHHIIGLSIDLHRRGLSSCTIWAQKMPLFLSIAMSNDFVMSSILTLSATHLAWITHNQETKQLAFHHRGISIQGLQKAISTFSKDNCDGILAASILLSWQDSEWSSWVSLQQGVTSVLDSMPQLWRQESELAMFLENQRFLASANSLVVSGLRFQEEDLASLDHTIITLQTIQKRVAHNHEHFRRLGELLEFVRHLQRDILSLTPAQAFERVQPLRQWLFFLPPAMLRGGDGDIGALAILAQFFGVGVALDSLLPDLGGAYLGPMSVGPIEEIYRTIYARNATTPFNPDVQLATSIMDLPRHLAAKYRARLQWSPRTSVEYYSPPPPSPFQTVQDFRPAASPSPSSVSASYTAYTPPLQSPPAVTIASSPYEVSASYATAPGSASLYPPAQLLSDTREEPSDCGHPGSLQHSPPYPPSYLEDIVCGARVDGGLALSPLELYEDPHSVVHDYGTPESMWPGGICT; this is encoded by the exons ATGGCTGGTCCTGGCGGTGGTCCCCCCCGCAAGAGCCACACCAAGTCCCGGTTCGGCTGCAAGACTTGCAAGCGGCGCCATATTCGTTGCGATGAAACCTTCCCTCAATG CCGTAACTGCACCAAGCATAACTGTCGTTGTGATTATATGGACATTGCTACTGTACATGACGAGTCGACCTCAGTCCGCAAAGTGCCCGATCTTCTCATGTCTACGGAAATCGAGATGGAAATCAAGAACTGGCAGCTAACTGGGCTACCTCCGTTTCCTGAACTGATGCACTTTCCGCGCGATTGCTGGAGCAAGCTATCGCGGACGGACCTCCGTCTGATCCACCATATCATCGGGCTCTCGATCGACCTCCACCGGCGGGGGCTCAGTAGCTGCACTATCTGGGCCCAGAAGATGCCACT CTTTCTGTCTATTGCTATGTCCAACGACTTTGTAATGAGCTCCATTTTAACCTTATCTGCGACTCATCTTGCCTGGATCACCCACAACCAGGAAACCAAACAGCTAGCCTTCCACCATCGGGGTATTTCCATTCAAGGCCTCCAGAAAGCGATCAGCACTTTCTCCAAAGATAACTGTGATGGGATCCTCGCTGCATCGATCCTCCTGTCATGGCAAGATAGCGAATGGTCGAGCTGGGTATCTTTGCAGCAGGGTGTGACTTCTGTATTGGACTCGATGCCTCAGCTATGGAGGCAGGAGTCCGAGCTTGCCATGTTCCTGGAAAATCAACGGTTTTTAGCAAGCGCGAACTCTTTGGTCGTTTCTGGTCTCCGCTTCCAAGAAGAGGATCTGGCCAGTCTCGACCACACTATCATCACCCTCCAGACCATCCAAAAGCGAGTCGCACACAACCACGAACACTTTCGTCGACTCGGGGAATTGCTCGAGTTCGTGCGACATTTGCAGCGTGATATCCTGTCCTTGACTCCCGCTCAAGCCTTCGAACGCGTGCAGCCTCTGCGGCAGTGGCTATTCTTTCTCCCGCCAGCCATGCTTCgtggaggagatggtgaTATCGGAGCCTTGGCTATTTTGGCGCAGTTCTTTGGCGTCGGAGTAGCTCTGGATAGTCTTTTACCCGACCTAGGAGGCGCCTATCTGGGTCCGATGTCCGTAGGACCCATCGAAGAAATCTACCGCACTATCTACGCAAGGAATGCCACCACCCCCTTTAACCCTGACGTACAACTGGCTACTTCCATCATGGATCTCCCTCGACATCTAGCCGCTAAATACAGAGCCCGTCTACAATGGTCCCCCCGAACGTCTGTCGAGTACTactcgccgccgccgccgagtCCCTTCCAAACGGTGCAGGACTTTCGTCCAGCAGCGTCtccatcaccttcatctGTCTCGGCTTCTTATACCGCATATACCCCACCACTGCAGTCTCCCCCGGCGGTGACGATTGCGAGCTCACCCTATGAGGTTTCCGCGTCGTATGCAACGGCGCCAGGCTCAGCGAGCCTCTATCCCCCTGCCCAACTTCTCTCGGACACGCGGGAAGAACCCTCTGATTGCGGCCATCCGGGGTCTCTACAGCACTCCCCGCCATATCCTCCCTCGTATCTCGAAGACATAGTTTGCGGGGCTCGGGTGGATGGGGGCCTTGCTCTGAGCCCTTTGGAGCTCTACGAAGACCCCCACTCCGTTGTCCATGACTACGGCACACCAGAGTCCATGTGGCCGGGAGGCATATGCACATAG
- a CDS encoding karyopherin-beta family protein kapC (transcript_id=CADANIAT00001729) — MQWQPEEGPLGQLAYCFRDSLNSHNSAAQKQAEQMLVQATSSPDYVKYITYLFCTPQKPSVLNMQPAEYDIVRVAAAMNLKMKIHVAYNTIPQDSLAYIRSATLIGLRDDNGQVRNSAGIVITELIAKAGLLAWPEVLHELLTLVENPAGDASTTTREAAMSALFKVCEDNRKILEREYSGQCPLDVIIPKLLSFSSIDSFRIRESALKAILIFLPHRPKSLIAQMDVFLSQLFQLSNDPSLEVQRTVCQAFAQLVDFAPEKLIPHMDGLVNYIIMQQQSQIDPELNLDAAEFWLVAGEQAALQQPLAPHMPKIVPVLLQSMVYDEEEAIRLAGEGEDADVEDREEDLKPQFARSKASRMDVSKAGGQQNGNASAQAPEDEDDDLSEGEIEDSEFGDDPEDEWTLRKCSAAALDVFSNVYHEPIFEIILPYLKETLRHEQWVQREAAVLTLGAVADGCMDAVTPHLPELIPYLISLLNDTQPVVRQITCWCLGRYSEWASHIADPAERARFFEPMMEGILRRMLDGNKKVQEAAASAFASLEEKSDANLIPYCEPILRQFVLCFGKYKDRNMYILYDCVQTLAECVMGELGKPHLVEILMPALIDRYNKVSDQSRELFPLLECLGYVAAAYGDTFAQFAPPLFQRCTKIIYENLQEYVASVNNNTIDEPDKDFLVTSLDLLSAIIQAIDPNKSGELIVNSQPRFFDLLCFCMEDPNYEVRQSSYALLGDCAMYIFPQLEPFINNIMPILIKQLDLDMIRDDDRHTGFSVLNNACWSCGEIAVNEKAALAPYAEKLYHGLLAIINNEEIIDSVNENAAMALGRLGICCSDQLAPRLAEYAGTFLKSMSRIDFTREKASAFLGFNQVVMKNPAAMESSLVDYFQAIAAFPSKSLHQDEYHDIQSSFQQVLQGYKNMIPDFDSFMSQLPPPVAQKLRSVYQI, encoded by the exons CAGCCGGCCGAATATGACATTGTCCGCGTTGCCGCTGCCATGAACCTCAAGATGAAAATCCACGTTGCATACAACACCATTCCCCAGGATTCTCTCGCATATATCCGGTCAGCCACCCTCATCGGGCTCCGCGATGACAACGGGCAAGTACGGAATTCCGCTGGTATCGTGATAACAGAGTTGATCGCAAAGGCGGGGCTATTGGCGTGGCCAGAGGTCCTCCACGAGTTGCTGACGCTTGTTGAGAACCCGGCCGGAGATGCCAGTACGACCACTCGGGAAGCTGCCATGTCGGCGTTGTTCAAGGTCTGCGAGGATAACCGCAAGATCCTCGAGCGGGAATACAGCGGGCAGTGCCCCTTGGACGTGATCATTCCGAAGCTGCTATCGTTCAGTTCTATCGACAGCTTCCGGATCCGAGAGTCGGCGTTGAAAGCtattctcatcttcctcccgcACCGACCGAAGTCTTTGATTGCGCAGATGGATGTGTTCCTGTCGCAATTGTTCCAACTGTCCAACGACCCTTCTTTGGAGGTCCAGCGCACGGTGTGCCAGGCTTTTGCACAGCTCGTGGACTTTGCTCCTGAGAAACTTATTCCCCACATGGATGGGCTGGTCAACTACATCATTATGCAacagcagagccagatcGACCCGGAACTGAACCTTGATGCGGCCGAGTTTTGGCTGGTTGCGGGTGAACAGGCTGCGTTACAACAACCCCTGGCGCCTCATATGCCCAAGATTGTTCCGGTGCTACTACAGAGTATGGTAtatgacgaggaggaagctaTTCGGCTTGCCGGGGAAGGCGAGGACGCTGACGTGGAAGATCGTGAGGAAGATCTGAAACCTCAGTTTGCTCGGTCGAAGGCCAGCCGTATGGATGTCTCCAAAGCCGGCGGACAGCAGAACGGGAATGCGTCGGCGCAGGCgccggaggatgaggacgatgatttGAGCGAAGGCGAAATCGAGGACTCCGAGTTTGGAGACGATCCTGAGGATGAATGGACTTTACGCAAGTGCTCGGCCGCTGCACTGGATGTCTTCTCGAACGTCTACCACGAGCCTATTTTTGAAATCATCCTGCCTTACTTGAAGGAAACCCTGCGTCATGAACAGTGGGTGCAGCGAGAGGCCGCTGTTTTGACGCTCGGTGCGGTGGCCGACGGCTGTATGGATGCCGTTACTCCCCACCTTCCTGAACTTATTCCGTACCTCATTTCATTGTTGAACGACACGCAGCCCGTTGTGCGGCAAATCACTTGCTGGTGCCTCGGGCGTTATTCTGAATGGGCTTCGCACATCGCAGACCCTGCGGAGCGTGCTAGGTTTTTCGAACCCATGATGGAGGGCATTTTGCGTCGCATGCTAGACGGAAACAAGAAGGTCCAAGAGGCGGCCGCCTCAGCTTTTGCCagtctggaagagaagtcgGACGCCAACCTGATACCATACTGCGAGCCTATCTTGCGCCAGTTCGTGCTCTGCTTTGGGAAGTACAAGGACCGCAACATGTACATTCTCTATGACTGCGTGCAGACTCTCGCCGAGTGCGTTATGGGTGAGCTTGGCAAGCCTCATCTTGTGGAGATTTTAATGCCCGCTCTTATCGACCGCTACAACAAGGTGTCAGACCAGTCTCGGGAGCTCTTCCCTCTGCTGGAATGCTTGGGATATGTGGCAGCAGCATATGGAGATACATTTGCTCAATTTGCACCACCGCTCTTCCAGCGGTGTACGAAGATTATTTACGAGAACCTGCAGGAATATGTAGCCTCCGtgaacaacaacaccattGACGAGCCTGACAAGGACTTTTTGGTAACCAGCTTGGACCTGCTGAGCGCGATCATTCAAGCAATTGACCCGAACAAGAGCGGTGAGTTGATCGTCAACTCACAGCCTCGATTTTtcgatcttctctgcttctgcatGGAAGATCCAAACTACGAGGTGCGCCAATCGTCCTACGCCCTGCTTGGCGATTGTGCTATGTATATCTTCCCACAATTGGAACCGTttatcaacaacatcatgCCAATTTTAATTAAGCAgctggatctggacatgATCCGCGACGACGACCGCCACACTGGCTTCAGCGTGTTAAACAAcgcctgctggtcttgcGGTGAGATCGCCGTGAACGAGAAGGCCGCGCTCGCTCCATACGCAGAGAAGCTGTATCACGGCCTCTTAGCCATCATTAACAACGAGGAGATCATCGACTCGGTCAACGAGAATGCAGCCATGGCCCTAGGCCGGCTTGGCATTTGTTGCTCTGACCAGCTTGCACCTCGACTGGCTGAGTACGCTGGCACTTTCCTGAAGTCCATGAGCAGAATCGATTTTACGCGGGAAAAGGCCTCGGCGTTCCTCGGATTCAACCAAGTCGTGATGAAGAACCCAGCGGCCATGGAGTCTTCCCTTGTAGACTACTTCCAGGCGATTGCCGCCTTTCCCAGCAAGTCGCTCCACCAGGATGAATACCACGACATTCAAAGTTCATTTCAACAG GTTCTTCAAGGTTATAAAAATATGATACCCGATTTCGATTCGTTCATGTCCCAACTTCCCCCGCCTGTTGCGCAGAAGCTCCGTTCTGTATACCAGATTTAG
- a CDS encoding putative 26S proteasome-associated ubiquitin C-terminal hydrolase (transcript_id=CADANIAT00001728) → MPDIESDWIAKLYSSALQTRKMADTAGWSTIESDEGVFTSLVENLGVKGVQFEELISLDPDTIRSLGTVYGVIFLFKYLRQTPDINTSSSADGTPTDPSTLPPSFFFANQTIQNACGTQAILSVLLNHDTPSPENNNDPITLGPELSSFKDFTTGFPSDLRGEALSNSEAIRTAHNAFARASPFVDETVRPRDEDEEGDVYHFIAYTPVNGTLYELDGLQASPISHGPCDASIFPEKVIEVLQKRIARYPETETRFNLMAVVKDLRIRAAEMGDQEALNTEERKRAGWAWENSLRRSNFVGFIGEVLKGVTKVKEEEGSVEEWVKRAEAETARRLRR, encoded by the exons ATGCCCGATATAGAAAGCGACTGG ATAGCCAAGCTATACAGCTCAGCACTTCAAACCAGGAAAATGGCGGACACTGCTGGCTGGAGCACAATTGAGTCTGATGAG GGTGTCTTCACCTCTCTAGTCGAGAACCTCGGCGTCAAGGGCGTGCAGTTCGAGGAGCTGATCTCGCTTGATCCTGATACCATACGCTCACTGGG AACAGTTTACGGTGTAATCTTTCTTTTCAAATACCTCCGCCAAACACCCGACATTAACACATCCTCATCCGCCGACGGCACCCCAACCGACCCTTCCACGCTCCCaccctccttcttcttcgctaaCCAAACTATCCAAAACGCCTGCGGCACACAAGCGATTCTCTCCGTCCTGCTAAACCACGACACCCCTTCGCCAGAGAACAACAATGACCCCATCACCCTCGGCCCTGAGCTTTCCTCCTTCAAGGATTTCACGACGGGATTTCCCTCGGACCTGCGCGGCGAGGCGCTTTCAAACTCTGAAGCAATTCGTACCGCGCATAATGCGTTTGCGCGCGCGAGCCCCTTCGTCGATGAGACGGTGCGGCCgcgcgacgaagacgaggaaggcgacGTGTACCACTTTATTGCGTATACGCCTGTGAACGGGACGCTGTATGAATTGGACGGATTGCAGGCGAGCCCGATATCCCATGGGCCGTGTGATGCGAGCATTTttccggagaaggtgattgaGGTTCTACAGAAGCGAATCGCGCGGTATCCTGAGACGGAAACGAGGTTCAACCTCATGGCTGTTGTGAAGGATTTGAGGATCCGGGCTGCGGAGATGGGGGACCAGGAAGCACTTAATacggaggagagaaagagagctggttgggcttgggagaaTTCTTTGCGCAGGAGTAATTTTGTTGGGTTTATTGGAGAGGTGCTGAAGGGGGTTACTAAggtgaaggaggaggagggaagtGTGGAGGAGTGGGTTAAGAGGGCTGAGGCGGAGACggcaaggagattgaggcgTTAG